In Streptomyces canus, one DNA window encodes the following:
- a CDS encoding 1-aminocyclopropane-1-carboxylate deaminase/D-cysteine desulfhydrase: MSSPGVPDLTTLRPRLPSPLQEVEDERFTRRGVRLLLKRDDLIHPNLVGNKWRKLAPNLTAAAGRPILTFGGAYSNHLRATAAAGRLLGLPTIGLVRGQELADRPLNPSLARCAADGMRLHFVDRSTYRRKTEPKTLTALLRAAGATDAYVVPEGGSNTLAVRGCRALGEELSGRADVVAIACGTGGTLAGLAAGLSPDQRALGVPVLRGGFLTADIRALQHQAFGGPRGDWQLDDRFHFGRYARTTPELDAFAEDFEERHGLPVERVYVAKLLYGLVVLTDEGAFPRGSAIVAVVTGTPQEA, translated from the coding sequence GTGTCCAGCCCCGGCGTTCCCGACCTCACCACCCTGCGTCCCCGGCTCCCGTCGCCGCTGCAGGAGGTCGAGGACGAGCGCTTCACCCGCCGGGGCGTGCGGCTCCTCCTCAAGCGCGACGACCTGATCCACCCGAACCTCGTCGGCAACAAGTGGCGCAAGCTCGCTCCGAATCTCACGGCCGCGGCCGGCCGCCCGATCCTCACCTTCGGCGGCGCGTACTCCAACCACCTGCGCGCCACGGCGGCCGCGGGCCGCCTCCTCGGCCTGCCCACGATCGGCCTGGTCCGCGGCCAGGAACTGGCCGACCGCCCCCTGAACCCCTCCCTGGCCCGCTGCGCGGCGGACGGCATGCGGCTGCACTTCGTCGACAGGTCGACGTACCGCCGCAAGACCGAGCCAAAGACGCTGACGGCGCTGCTGCGGGCGGCGGGAGCGACGGACGCGTACGTCGTCCCTGAGGGCGGCAGCAACACCCTCGCCGTACGGGGGTGCCGCGCACTCGGCGAGGAGCTGTCGGGGCGGGCCGACGTCGTCGCGATCGCCTGCGGCACCGGCGGCACCCTCGCGGGCCTGGCCGCGGGCCTCTCCCCGGACCAGCGCGCCCTGGGCGTGCCGGTCCTCCGAGGCGGCTTCCTGACGGCCGACATAAGGGCTCTCCAGCATCAGGCCTTCGGCGGTCCGCGCGGCGACTGGCAGCTCGACGACCGCTTCCACTTCGGCCGCTACGCCCGCACCACTCCCGAACTCGATGCCTTCGCCGAGGACTTCGAGGAACGGCACGGCCTGCCTGTCGAGCGTGTCTATGTCGCCAAGTTGTTGTACGGACTTGTCGTCCTGACCGACGAAGGCGCCTTCCCGCGCGGCTCGGCGATCGTGGCGGTCGTCACGGGGACACCCCAGGAGGCCTGA
- a CDS encoding Na+/H+ antiporter, whose amino-acid sequence MDVMPLLLLVAGSAVIAAAARRTPIPAPLLLVAAGLVISYLPGVPVYTLDPDVVLPIILPPLLHSAATDSSYLDLRAQMRPVALLSVGYVLFATLVVGWAAYQIVPGLSLTGALVLGAVVAPPDAVAATAVARRVGLPSRITTILQGESLVNDATAITAYRVALAAAVGEGATWAGGIGEFLLAAVGGVAVGLVLMVPIHWLRTHLKEPLLQNTLSLLIPFVAYAAAEQFHASGVLAVVVVALFLGHRAWEVDFATRLQEDAVWKMVAFVLESSVFALIGLQLPVVLKGLGQYEGGRAAWYAVAVFLVVVVSRFVWVYPATFLPRMLSARIRAREDNPTWKAPFVIAWAGMRGVVSLAIAFSIPEHLHNGEPFAGRNLILFLTFTTVIGTLVVQGVTLPPLIRVLKLPGRDQQAETLAEANAQAQASRAAERRLDELLSDERNALPPPLADRLRMVLDRRRNAVWERLGQSNPLTGETVDDTYRRLSGEMIGAERAVFVKLRDLRYIDDEMLRTLLRRLDLEEAAAYREAE is encoded by the coding sequence ATGGACGTGATGCCACTGCTGTTGCTGGTGGCGGGGAGCGCGGTGATCGCCGCGGCCGCCCGGCGCACCCCGATTCCGGCGCCACTGCTGCTGGTCGCGGCCGGCCTGGTGATCTCGTACCTCCCCGGGGTCCCGGTGTACACGCTCGACCCGGACGTGGTCCTGCCCATCATCCTGCCGCCGCTGCTGCACTCCGCGGCGACCGACAGCTCCTATCTCGATCTCAGGGCGCAAATGCGGCCCGTGGCGCTGCTGTCGGTGGGATACGTCCTCTTTGCGACCTTGGTCGTCGGCTGGGCGGCGTACCAGATCGTGCCGGGGCTCTCGCTGACCGGGGCGCTCGTGCTGGGAGCCGTGGTGGCGCCGCCGGACGCGGTCGCGGCGACGGCGGTGGCACGCCGCGTGGGGCTGCCGTCCCGGATCACGACCATCCTCCAGGGCGAGTCCCTGGTGAACGACGCCACAGCGATCACCGCCTACCGGGTCGCGCTCGCGGCCGCGGTGGGCGAGGGCGCCACCTGGGCGGGCGGCATCGGCGAGTTCCTGCTCGCGGCGGTCGGCGGCGTCGCGGTGGGCCTGGTGCTGATGGTGCCGATCCACTGGCTGCGCACACATCTCAAGGAGCCGCTGCTGCAGAACACGCTCTCCTTGCTGATCCCGTTCGTCGCCTATGCGGCGGCCGAGCAGTTCCACGCGTCCGGGGTGCTCGCGGTGGTCGTGGTGGCGCTCTTCCTCGGACACCGCGCGTGGGAGGTCGACTTCGCGACGCGCCTCCAGGAGGACGCCGTATGGAAAATGGTTGCCTTCGTCCTGGAATCGTCGGTGTTCGCCCTCATCGGGCTGCAACTGCCCGTCGTCCTGAAGGGTCTCGGACAGTACGAGGGCGGCCGCGCCGCCTGGTACGCGGTCGCCGTCTTCCTCGTGGTCGTCGTGTCGAGGTTCGTCTGGGTCTATCCGGCGACCTTCCTGCCGCGCATGCTCTCCGCGCGGATCCGCGCGCGTGAGGACAACCCCACATGGAAGGCGCCGTTCGTCATCGCCTGGGCCGGGATGCGGGGCGTGGTCTCGCTGGCGATCGCCTTCTCGATCCCGGAGCACCTGCACAACGGAGAGCCGTTCGCGGGCCGCAATCTGATCCTCTTCCTCACCTTCACCACGGTCATCGGCACCCTCGTCGTCCAGGGCGTCACCCTGCCCCCGCTGATCCGCGTGCTCAAGCTCCCCGGCCGCGACCAGCAGGCCGAGACCCTGGCCGAGGCCAACGCCCAGGCGCAGGCCTCCAGGGCCGCCGAACGCCGCCTGGACGAACTCCTCTCCGACGAGCGCAACGCCCTCCCACCGCCCCTCGCCGACCGCCTGCGCATGGTCCTGGACCGCCGCCGCAACGCCGTCTGGGAACGCCTCGGCCAGTCCAACCCCCTCACCGGCGAGACCGTCGACGACACCTACCGCCGGCTGTCCGGGGAGATGATCGGCGCTGAGCGCGCGGTGTTCGTGAAGCTGCGGGACCTGCGCTACATCGACGACGAGATGCTGCGGACACTGCTGCGCAGGCTGGACCTGGAGGAGGCGGCTGCGTATCGGGAGGCGGAGTGA
- a CDS encoding UBP-type zinc finger domain-containing protein: MKQCTHTDALPLPEPEPLADTCPECLRDGTHPVQLRLCLSCGHVGCCDSSPGQHATKHHKDSDHPIMRTHEPGENWRWCFVDHVLV, translated from the coding sequence ATGAAACAGTGCACGCACACCGACGCGCTGCCGCTCCCGGAACCCGAGCCGCTGGCCGACACGTGTCCGGAGTGCCTGAGGGACGGTACCCACCCGGTACAACTGCGCCTGTGCCTGTCCTGCGGTCACGTCGGCTGCTGCGACTCCTCGCCGGGACAACACGCGACGAAGCACCACAAGGACTCCGACCACCCGATCATGCGGACCCACGAACCGGGTGAGAACTGGCGTTGGTGCTTCGTGGACCATGTCCTTGTGTGA
- a CDS encoding anti-sigma regulatory factor: protein MSQIAGEPATQDFVEVRLPAAGAYLSVLRTATAGLAARLDFTLDEIEDLRIAVDEACAILLQQAVPGSVLSCVFRLVDDSLEVTVSAPTTDGHAPSRDTFAWTVLSALAGKVSSAVDEDKTVSISLYKQRGAGPGPA, encoded by the coding sequence GTGTCCCAGATCGCAGGCGAGCCCGCGACCCAGGACTTCGTGGAAGTCCGGCTGCCGGCCGCGGGTGCCTACCTGTCGGTGCTGCGGACGGCCACGGCCGGCCTCGCAGCCCGTTTGGACTTCACCCTCGACGAGATCGAGGACCTGCGCATCGCGGTGGACGAGGCCTGCGCGATCCTGCTCCAGCAGGCCGTGCCCGGCTCGGTGCTCAGCTGTGTCTTCCGACTCGTCGACGACTCGCTGGAGGTCACCGTCTCGGCCCCGACCACGGACGGTCACGCACCCTCGCGGGACACCTTCGCCTGGACCGTCCTCTCGGCCCTCGCGGGCAAGGTCTCGTCGGCCGTGGACGAGGACAAGACCGTTTCGATCAGCCTCTACAAACAGCGCGGCGCGGGACCCGGGCCGGCGTGA
- a CDS encoding RNA polymerase sigma factor SigF, with protein MRDEERGTRELPAEGGHRPPCPSGADSLGDDGPGGSRRMADGIDGIPEQARPHPEQDAVDTTATGFLDDGQRDRKGAVQGAPPAGRAGVFPVPTEARARGRATGGTMSEHERNAEDGVAGANNTPVPRHDPQDRSGARALFVELRALKDGSPEYAELRNRLVRMHLPLVEHLARRFRNRGEPLDDLTQVATIGLIKSVDRFDPDRGVEFSTYATPTVVGEIKRHFRDKGWAVRVPRRLQELRLALTTATAELSQQHGRSPTVHELAEKLAISEEEVLEGLESANAYSTLSLDVPDTDDESPAVADTLGAEDEALEGVEYRESLKPLLEDLPPREKRILLLRFFGNMTQSQIAQEVGISQMHVSRLLARTLAQLREKLLVEE; from the coding sequence GTGCGGGACGAAGAGCGCGGCACACGGGAGCTGCCGGCCGAGGGCGGACACCGCCCTCCTTGCCCGAGCGGCGCCGACAGCCTGGGCGACGACGGCCCCGGCGGTTCCCGACGCATGGCGGACGGCATCGACGGCATCCCCGAGCAGGCCCGGCCGCATCCGGAGCAGGACGCCGTCGACACCACGGCGACCGGCTTCCTGGACGACGGGCAGCGTGATCGGAAAGGTGCCGTGCAGGGTGCGCCTCCGGCAGGGCGGGCCGGGGTCTTCCCGGTGCCGACGGAGGCGAGGGCTCGTGGAAGGGCAACGGGCGGGACGATGAGCGAGCACGAGCGAAACGCAGAGGACGGCGTGGCGGGCGCGAACAACACGCCGGTCCCGCGGCACGATCCCCAGGACCGCAGCGGGGCACGCGCCCTGTTCGTCGAGCTGCGCGCGCTGAAGGACGGCAGCCCGGAGTACGCGGAGCTGCGCAACAGGCTGGTCCGGATGCACCTGCCGCTCGTCGAGCACCTAGCGCGCCGCTTCCGCAACCGAGGCGAGCCGCTGGACGACCTCACCCAGGTCGCCACCATCGGCCTGATCAAGTCGGTCGACCGTTTCGACCCTGACCGCGGGGTGGAGTTCTCGACCTACGCGACTCCCACGGTCGTGGGTGAGATCAAGCGCCACTTCCGCGACAAGGGCTGGGCGGTGCGGGTGCCGCGGCGCCTGCAGGAGCTGCGCCTGGCGCTCACGACGGCCACGGCGGAGCTCTCGCAGCAGCACGGCCGCTCCCCCACGGTCCATGAGCTGGCCGAGAAGCTGGCCATCTCCGAGGAGGAGGTCCTGGAGGGCCTGGAGTCCGCCAACGCGTACTCCACCCTGTCCCTGGACGTCCCCGACACGGACGACGAGTCCCCGGCGGTGGCGGACACCCTCGGCGCGGAGGACGAGGCGCTGGAGGGCGTCGAGTACCGGGAGTCACTCAAGCCGCTGCTCGAGGATCTCCCCCCGCGCGAGAAGCGCATCCTCCTCCTCCGCTTCTTCGGCAACATGACCCAGTCGCAGATCGCCCAGGAGGTCGGCATCTCCCAGATGCACGTCTCCCGCCTGCTGGCCCGCACCCTGGCCCAGCTCCGGGAGAAGCTCCTGGTGGAGGAGTAG
- a CDS encoding diacylglycerol/lipid kinase family protein — protein MRALLVVNPAATTTSARTRDVLIHALASEMKLEAVTTEYRGHARDLGRQAAESKDIDLVVALGGDGTVNEVVNGLLHSGPAPEHLPGLAVVPGGSTNVFARALGLPNDAVEATGALLDALREGSERTVGLGLASGTPGTEDEAVPGRWFTFNAGLGFDAGVVGRVEQQRERGRKSTHALYVRQALRQFFGEAHRRHGTITVERPDAEPVTDLVLSIVSNTSPWTFLGNHPMYASPKASFDKGLDVLGLSRMTTTAITRYGTQLLTSSPERGPHGKHAVSLHDLDQFTLHSKVPLPLQMDGDHLGLRTSVTFTGVRRALRVIV, from the coding sequence ATGCGTGCACTTCTCGTGGTCAATCCGGCGGCAACCACCACAAGCGCACGTACGCGCGATGTCCTGATCCACGCGCTCGCGAGCGAGATGAAACTGGAAGCGGTCACCACCGAGTACCGCGGCCACGCGCGCGACCTGGGCCGGCAGGCGGCGGAGAGCAAGGACATCGACCTGGTGGTGGCCCTGGGCGGCGACGGCACGGTCAACGAGGTCGTCAACGGCCTTCTGCACTCCGGTCCCGCCCCCGAGCACCTCCCCGGCCTCGCCGTGGTCCCCGGCGGCTCCACCAACGTCTTCGCTCGCGCCCTCGGCTTGCCCAACGACGCCGTCGAGGCCACCGGCGCCCTCCTGGACGCCCTGCGCGAGGGCAGCGAACGTACGGTCGGCCTGGGTCTGGCCTCCGGTACACCGGGCACCGAGGACGAGGCCGTCCCGGGACGCTGGTTCACCTTCAACGCGGGGCTCGGATTCGACGCCGGTGTGGTCGGGCGGGTCGAGCAGCAGCGTGAGCGCGGCAGGAAATCCACCCACGCTCTCTACGTCCGCCAGGCACTGCGCCAGTTCTTCGGCGAGGCGCACCGCCGCCACGGGACGATCACCGTGGAGCGTCCGGATGCCGAGCCGGTGACCGATCTGGTCCTTTCCATAGTCTCGAACACCTCTCCGTGGACCTTCCTCGGCAATCACCCGATGTACGCGTCACCTAAGGCCTCGTTCGATAAAGGCCTCGACGTCCTCGGTCTCAGCCGTATGACGACGACCGCGATCACCCGATATGGCACCCAGTTGCTCACTTCGTCCCCCGAACGCGGCCCCCATGGCAAGCACGCCGTGTCCCTGCACGACCTGGACCAGTTCACCTTGCATTCGAAGGTGCCCCTGCCCCTCCAGATGGACGGCGACCACCTTGGGCTGCGTACGAGCGTGACGTTCACAGGCGTACGCCGTGCACTGCGTGTGATTGTGTGA
- a CDS encoding WhiB family transcriptional regulator, with protein sequence MDWRHNAVCREEDPELFFPIGNTGPALLQIEEAKAVCRRCPVMDQCLQWALESGQDSGVWGGLSEDERRAMKRRAARNRARQASA encoded by the coding sequence ATGGACTGGCGTCACAACGCCGTTTGCCGCGAGGAAGACCCCGAGCTCTTCTTCCCCATCGGCAACACCGGTCCTGCGCTGCTGCAGATCGAGGAAGCCAAGGCCGTCTGCCGTCGCTGCCCCGTTATGGATCAGTGTCTGCAGTGGGCGCTCGAGTCCGGCCAGGACTCCGGCGTCTGGGGTGGTCTCAGCGAGGACGAGCGTCGCGCCATGAAGCGCCGTGCCGCCCGCAACCGGGCCCGTCAGGCCTCCGCCTGA